The following coding sequences lie in one Calidithermus timidus DSM 17022 genomic window:
- a CDS encoding LeuA family protein, whose product MRNGQAQNRRIEIVDTTFRDGQQSPLLFDTEKYRFTLEEKKLLLAGLIELGVTHIEFFSPVVGMAEEQDVRELIAYARSLTEQELRFLAHCRCHPDDIERSLEVGCNGLNLYLGVSPLAQQHNAQKGLEEAIALAREVIRSTRERHPSLYLRFSAEDAFRTPKEDLFRLYDAVVPYVDTLGMPDTVGMAEPEDVTALVCALRERYPGVDLECHFHNDRGLALANVLAAVRAGVRYVDASIWGLAERSGIPSVTGVLFNLSKHHPELAEQYQLSQCYPLNVLMASILGTLVPYTEPVSLTNRTHTAGVHQKAVLNEKKVYEAHNLHDFGVDKNQLLLGPLSGWNLIYYYLKEVEALEITKEQAKEITQEFKSRTHEIGRSKKPEELLLEIAQSHGIRKHALPEEVPTARLENLD is encoded by the coding sequence ATGCGCAATGGCCAAGCACAAAACCGACGCATCGAGATCGTGGACACCACCTTCCGCGACGGTCAGCAGTCGCCGCTGCTGTTCGATACGGAAAAGTATCGCTTCACCCTCGAGGAGAAAAAGCTGCTGCTGGCGGGACTCATCGAGTTGGGGGTCACGCACATCGAGTTCTTCTCGCCCGTGGTGGGTATGGCCGAAGAGCAGGACGTGCGTGAGCTCATCGCCTACGCCAGGAGCCTCACCGAGCAGGAATTGCGCTTTCTGGCCCACTGCCGCTGCCACCCCGACGACATCGAGCGCTCGCTCGAGGTCGGCTGCAACGGGCTCAACCTCTACCTGGGCGTCTCGCCACTGGCTCAGCAACACAACGCCCAGAAGGGCTTGGAGGAGGCCATCGCCCTGGCGAGGGAGGTGATCCGCAGCACCCGTGAACGTCACCCCAGCCTCTACCTGCGCTTCAGCGCCGAGGACGCCTTCCGCACGCCCAAAGAGGACCTCTTCCGGCTCTACGACGCGGTCGTTCCCTATGTCGACACCCTGGGCATGCCCGACACGGTGGGCATGGCCGAGCCAGAGGATGTGACGGCGCTGGTGTGCGCGCTGCGCGAGCGCTACCCGGGCGTGGACCTCGAGTGCCACTTCCACAACGACCGGGGCCTGGCCCTGGCCAACGTGCTCGCCGCCGTGCGGGCGGGGGTGCGCTACGTGGACGCCTCCATCTGGGGGCTGGCCGAGCGCTCGGGGATCCCCTCGGTGACGGGGGTGCTCTTCAACCTCTCCAAGCACCACCCCGAGCTTGCCGAGCAGTACCAGCTCAGCCAGTGCTACCCCCTCAACGTGCTCATGGCCTCGATCCTGGGCACCCTGGTGCCCTACACCGAGCCGGTCTCGCTCACCAACCGCACCCACACCGCCGGGGTCCACCAGAAGGCCGTACTCAACGAGAAGAAGGTCTATGAGGCCCACAACCTCCACGACTTCGGCGTGGACAAGAACCAGCTTTTGCTGGGGCCGCTATCGGGCTGGAACCTGATCTACTACTACCTCAAGGAGGTCGAGGCGCTCGAGATCACCAAGGAGCAGGCCAAGGAGATCACCCAAGAGTTCAAGAGCCGCACCCACGAGATCGGGCGCAGCAAGAAGCCCGAGGAACTGCTGCTCGAGATCGCCCAATCCCACGGCATCCGCAAGCACGCGCTGCCGGAGGAAGTGCCCACCGCCCGCTTGGAGAACCTAGACTGA
- a CDS encoding PucR family transcriptional regulator: protein MNLQEALRLPALSRARVVAAASKLGNRVLGAHAVDIPDPQEWIRPGFLFLTTGYAWPREAQALRAFMRQIARAEPAAVVLAVPQFFERFPEAARQEAERAGIPAIELPWEVPFSQVIGELNQQLLAQQYSVIERSEAIHRALTRSALEAGGLQPLADVLSQLTGRSVVFEDLEGNLLAYALTGGEDELRLRSIASGGTTPELSHYLQEIGFERQLRQSLGPLRLPARPEIGMVGRVVCPIRLGGELVGSVWLIEGEEPLSELDMRAAEHAATVAGLHLMHQRDIAQREARLGYAFLDALLEGRFEPTPHNLERARLQGFHPEGCYYLALLVLEEPVPLSPEGFNRRERLAEDLRKLLREQGLTPLISVFLNQILFLLPEGFDANRLWERLPQKGLSLGLSRARQGWAGVAESYRESQALLPHLRPGELSTYAQLLLPRVLAGDAQAQQDLLRELFGPLEAERGREALLETLKALAQHGFQLKRTAHALGVHENTLRYRLERLQQLTGLDLREPQAQFRLQLGLQILELNHSK from the coding sequence ATGAACCTGCAAGAAGCCCTCCGCCTGCCCGCCCTCAGCCGCGCCCGCGTGGTCGCGGCGGCTTCGAAGCTGGGCAACCGCGTGCTGGGCGCTCACGCCGTGGACATCCCCGACCCCCAGGAGTGGATCCGGCCCGGCTTCCTCTTCCTCACCACCGGCTACGCCTGGCCCCGCGAGGCGCAGGCCCTGCGCGCCTTCATGCGCCAGATCGCCCGGGCCGAGCCCGCGGCCGTCGTGCTGGCGGTGCCGCAGTTCTTCGAGCGCTTCCCTGAGGCCGCCCGCCAGGAAGCCGAGCGCGCGGGCATCCCGGCCATCGAGCTGCCCTGGGAGGTGCCCTTCTCGCAGGTCATCGGGGAGCTCAACCAGCAGCTTCTGGCCCAGCAGTACAGCGTCATCGAGCGCTCGGAGGCCATCCACCGCGCCTTGACCCGCTCGGCGCTCGAGGCCGGCGGCCTGCAGCCCCTGGCCGACGTGCTCAGCCAGCTCACCGGGCGCTCGGTAGTCTTCGAGGACCTCGAGGGCAACCTGCTGGCCTACGCCCTCACCGGCGGCGAGGACGAGTTGCGCCTGCGCTCCATCGCTTCCGGTGGGACCACCCCCGAGCTCAGCCACTACTTGCAGGAGATCGGCTTCGAGCGGCAGTTGCGGCAGAGCCTGGGGCCGCTGCGGCTGCCAGCGCGGCCCGAGATCGGCATGGTGGGACGGGTGGTCTGCCCCATTCGGCTGGGGGGTGAGCTGGTGGGCAGCGTGTGGTTGATCGAGGGGGAGGAGCCCCTCTCCGAACTCGACATGCGCGCCGCCGAGCACGCCGCGACGGTAGCGGGGCTGCACCTGATGCACCAGCGCGACATCGCCCAGCGCGAGGCCCGGCTGGGCTACGCCTTCCTCGACGCGCTGCTGGAGGGCCGCTTCGAGCCCACCCCGCACAACCTCGAGCGCGCCCGCTTGCAGGGCTTCCACCCCGAGGGCTGCTACTACCTGGCTTTGCTGGTGCTCGAGGAACCGGTCCCGCTGAGCCCGGAGGGCTTCAATCGCCGCGAGCGCCTGGCCGAGGACCTGCGTAAGCTGCTGCGCGAGCAGGGGCTGACCCCCTTGATCTCGGTCTTCCTCAACCAGATCCTCTTCCTGCTGCCCGAGGGCTTCGACGCCAATCGCCTGTGGGAGCGACTGCCGCAGAAGGGCCTGAGCCTGGGCCTCTCCCGCGCACGCCAGGGCTGGGCCGGGGTGGCCGAGAGCTACCGCGAATCGCAGGCCCTGCTGCCCCACCTGCGCCCCGGAGAACTCAGCACCTACGCCCAGCTCCTGCTGCCGCGGGTGTTGGCCGGGGATGCCCAGGCCCAGCAGGACCTGCTGCGCGAGCTGTTCGGACCACTGGAGGCCGAGCGCGGGCGCGAAGCGCTGCTGGAGACGCTGAAGGCGCTGGCCCAGCACGGCTTCCAGCTCAAGCGCACCGCCCACGCGCTGGGCGTCCACGAGAACACCCTGAGGTACCGGCTCGAGCGCCTCCAGCAGCTCACCGGTCTCGACCTGCGCGAGCCCCAGGCCCAGTTCCGCCTCCAACTCGGCTTGCAGATTTTGGAGTTAAATCACAGCAAATAG
- the gabT gene encoding 4-aminobutyrate--2-oxoglutarate transaminase: MPTTESRNQALLELRHRVVPRGVSQVHPVVVAKAQGARLWDVDGKEYLDWIGGIGVLNVGHNHPRVVAAVQAQLERFTHTCFQVTAYEPYIKLAQKLCDSAPGAFDKKAFFVTTGAEATENAIKIARAYTGRPGVIAFKNAFHGRTLLGLSLTGKATPYRQNFGPFAPEVYHAPYPYEYQGIDTRRAMDGLHELFDTAIPPDRVAAIIIEPQLGEGGFVPAPVPFLKALRSLSAKHGIVLIDDEIQSGIGRTGKFWAIEHAGVEPDLITFAKSIGGGLPIAGVLGKAEIMDAPLPGGLGGTFAGNPLACAAGLAVLEVFEEERLLEKGQRLGELLHEGFRKLQERFPQIGDVRGLGPMVAMELVRDRQSKAPDPALTTRVFDAARERGLLLMKAGMHYNVIRCLVPLVASEDEVRKGLEILEHSFEAATAEA, encoded by the coding sequence ATGCCTACGACGGAGTCCCGCAACCAGGCGTTGCTGGAGTTGCGGCACAGGGTGGTCCCGCGCGGCGTCTCCCAGGTTCATCCGGTGGTGGTGGCCAAGGCCCAGGGGGCCAGGCTCTGGGACGTCGACGGCAAGGAATACCTCGACTGGATCGGTGGGATTGGGGTGCTCAACGTCGGGCACAACCACCCCCGCGTGGTGGCGGCGGTACAGGCGCAGCTCGAGCGCTTCACCCACACCTGCTTCCAGGTCACGGCCTACGAGCCCTACATCAAGCTGGCCCAGAAGCTGTGTGACAGCGCACCCGGTGCCTTCGACAAGAAGGCCTTCTTCGTCACCACCGGGGCCGAGGCCACCGAAAACGCCATCAAGATCGCCCGTGCTTACACCGGGCGGCCCGGCGTGATCGCCTTCAAAAACGCCTTCCACGGACGCACCCTGCTGGGCCTGAGCCTCACCGGCAAGGCCACACCCTACCGCCAGAACTTCGGCCCCTTCGCCCCCGAGGTCTACCACGCCCCCTACCCCTATGAGTACCAGGGCATCGACACCCGCCGGGCCATGGACGGCCTGCACGAGCTCTTCGACACCGCCATTCCCCCCGACCGCGTGGCGGCCATCATCATCGAGCCCCAACTCGGCGAGGGCGGCTTCGTGCCCGCTCCCGTCCCCTTCCTCAAGGCCCTGCGCAGCCTCAGCGCCAAGCACGGCATCGTGCTCATCGACGACGAGATCCAGAGCGGCATCGGGCGCACCGGCAAATTCTGGGCCATCGAGCACGCGGGCGTCGAGCCCGACCTGATCACGTTTGCCAAGAGCATCGGCGGCGGGCTGCCCATCGCCGGGGTGCTGGGCAAGGCCGAGATCATGGACGCGCCCCTGCCCGGTGGGCTGGGCGGCACCTTCGCCGGCAACCCCTTGGCCTGCGCGGCGGGGCTGGCGGTGCTCGAGGTCTTCGAGGAGGAGAGGCTCTTGGAGAAGGGCCAGCGGCTGGGCGAGCTGCTGCACGAGGGCTTCCGCAAGCTCCAAGAGCGCTTCCCCCAGATTGGCGACGTGCGCGGCTTGGGGCCCATGGTCGCCATGGAGCTCGTGCGCGACCGCCAGAGCAAGGCCCCCGACCCCGCCCTCACCACCCGGGTCTTCGACGCGGCCCGCGAGCGCGGCTTGCTCTTGATGAAGGCCGGGATGCACTACAACGTCATCCGCTGCCTGGTGCCGCTGGTGGCGAGCGAGGACGAGGTGCGCAAGGGCCTGGAGATCCTGGAGCACAGCTTCGAGGCCGCCACCGCCGAGGCATAG
- a CDS encoding ABC transporter ATP-binding protein: MAVIRPSAKVQARAPTGTLAVENLVKRFGEVTALGGVSLEIKAGEFFTLLGPSGCGKTTLLRIIAGFELPSSGCVRLGGEDITAMPANRRPVNTVFQSYALFPHLSVFENVAFGLRSRGFPQAEVHKRVETVMGMLQIERFMARYPHQLSGGQKQRVAMARALVNEPQVLLLDEPMSALDAKLRAEVQVGLRRLQRSLGTTFILVTHDQDEAMTVSDRIAVMREGQVIQVGTPEEVYARPRTCFVAEFLGAANLIPASRNGSGVRTALGYLELPTLPQWEEGNLAIRPERVEIVPEPRGSNCLRAQVREVVYRGSHQEAWLEPGGLRLRAAPYPPLRPGEEVVAHLPKDALVVLDD; this comes from the coding sequence ATGGCAGTGATCCGACCCTCAGCGAAGGTTCAGGCTCGAGCCCCCACCGGCACCCTCGCCGTCGAGAACCTCGTCAAGCGCTTCGGCGAGGTGACGGCGCTGGGCGGGGTGAGCCTGGAGATCAAGGCCGGGGAGTTCTTCACGCTGCTGGGGCCTTCGGGCTGCGGCAAGACCACCCTGCTGCGCATCATCGCTGGCTTCGAGCTGCCCAGCTCCGGCTGCGTGCGGCTGGGCGGCGAGGACATCACCGCCATGCCCGCCAACCGGCGCCCGGTCAACACCGTCTTTCAGAGCTACGCGCTCTTTCCCCACCTCAGTGTCTTTGAGAACGTGGCCTTCGGGCTTAGGAGCCGGGGTTTTCCCCAAGCCGAGGTGCACAAGCGGGTGGAGACGGTCATGGGCATGCTGCAGATCGAGCGCTTCATGGCCCGCTACCCCCATCAGCTCTCGGGCGGGCAAAAGCAGCGGGTGGCGATGGCGCGGGCGCTGGTCAACGAGCCGCAGGTGCTGCTCCTGGATGAACCCATGAGCGCCCTCGACGCCAAGCTGCGCGCCGAGGTGCAGGTGGGCCTGCGCCGCCTGCAGCGCAGCCTGGGCACCACCTTCATCCTCGTCACCCACGACCAGGACGAGGCTATGACCGTCTCCGACCGCATCGCGGTGATGCGCGAGGGCCAGGTGATCCAGGTGGGCACCCCCGAGGAGGTCTATGCCCGCCCCCGAACCTGCTTCGTGGCCGAGTTTTTGGGCGCGGCCAACCTGATCCCCGCAAGCCGCAACGGCAGCGGCGTGAGGACCGCGCTGGGTTACCTCGAGCTCCCCACCCTGCCCCAGTGGGAAGAGGGCAACCTGGCCATCCGCCCCGAGCGGGTGGAGATCGTGCCCGAGCCCAGGGGCTCCAACTGCCTGCGTGCCCAGGTGCGTGAGGTGGTCTATCGGGGCAGCCACCAGGAGGCCTGGCTCGAGCCCGGCGGCCTGCGCCTGCGCGCCGCCCCCTACCCTCCCCTGCGTCCGGGCGAGGAGGTCGTGGCCCATCTACCTAAGGACGCGCTGGTGGTGCTGGATGATTAG
- a CDS encoding ABC transporter permease produces the protein MSRVLIWYGELTTAGTLSRRGLLFLLPAALWLMAFLVLPSLALVAVAFAERGTYGEVVWTFSLENLKRLLGYGLFGWSPDNLLILGRSVWVAFVTSLIAALLAYPLAFFIASRPPRTRYLWLTLVIIPFWTNLVIRTYAWQLLLSPELPFARFAAALGLAEPGAALYPGSFAVYLGMVSAFLPFMVLPLYSSVERLDSSLIEAAKDLYATPGRVFFQAILPQTLPGLAVGIILTFIPAMGMFVIPDLLGGAKYLLVGNLIQQQFGASRDWPFAAAISLGLMALTLVALRVYRRSGKDVDLV, from the coding sequence GTGAGCCGCGTTCTGATCTGGTACGGCGAGCTCACCACGGCGGGGACGCTCTCGAGGCGCGGTCTGTTGTTCTTGCTGCCCGCGGCGCTTTGGCTGATGGCCTTTCTGGTTCTGCCCAGCCTGGCGCTCGTGGCGGTGGCTTTCGCCGAACGGGGCACGTACGGCGAGGTCGTCTGGACCTTCAGCCTCGAGAACCTCAAGCGCCTGCTGGGCTACGGGCTCTTCGGCTGGAGCCCCGACAACCTGCTGATCCTGGGGCGCTCGGTGTGGGTGGCCTTCGTGACCTCGCTCATCGCGGCGCTGCTGGCCTACCCCCTGGCCTTCTTCATCGCCAGCCGGCCCCCGCGCACCCGCTACCTGTGGCTGACGCTGGTCATCATCCCCTTCTGGACCAACCTGGTCATCCGCACCTACGCCTGGCAGCTGTTGCTCTCCCCCGAGCTGCCCTTTGCGCGCTTCGCGGCGGCGCTGGGGCTCGCGGAGCCGGGCGCGGCGCTCTATCCTGGCTCCTTCGCGGTCTACCTCGGTATGGTCTCGGCCTTCTTGCCCTTCATGGTGCTGCCGCTGTACTCCTCGGTCGAGCGCCTCGACTCCAGCCTCATCGAAGCGGCCAAAGACCTCTACGCCACCCCTGGCCGCGTCTTCTTCCAGGCCATTCTGCCCCAGACCCTACCGGGCCTCGCGGTGGGGATCATCCTCACCTTCATCCCAGCCATGGGCATGTTCGTCATCCCCGACCTGCTGGGCGGGGCCAAGTACCTGCTGGTGGGCAACCTCATCCAGCAGCAGTTCGGTGCCAGCCGCGACTGGCCCTTCGCCGCCGCCATCAGCCTAGGACTGATGGCCCTGACGCTGGTGGCCCTGCGGGTCTATCGGCGCAGCGGAAAGGACGTAGATCTGGTATGA
- a CDS encoding ABC transporter permease — protein sequence MSRLHPAVGVTAILTLGFLYLPMLAVAVFSVNQTRYGMSWGGFTWKWYQSLFNPALSPDPKLTETIQAAFVTTVVLAVVSTLIATVLGTLLAIALERYPWTRRARAFLDNLLYLPVVTPDIILAAALVVAFSVLRQVSSLFELGLPAMIIGHVTFQIAFVALVVQSRLKSLGADLDEAARDLYASYGYFVRRVLLPLLGPGIVAGAMLAFTLSLDDFVISFFTAGPDSQTLPLIIYGSVRRGVTPQIHALSTLIFLATVILVLLSERLTRRRST from the coding sequence ATGAGCCGCCTGCACCCCGCCGTGGGCGTCACCGCCATCCTGACGCTGGGCTTCCTCTACCTGCCCATGCTGGCGGTGGCGGTCTTCTCGGTCAACCAGACCCGCTACGGGATGTCGTGGGGCGGCTTCACCTGGAAGTGGTACCAGAGCCTCTTCAACCCGGCGCTCTCGCCCGACCCCAAGCTCACCGAGACCATCCAGGCCGCCTTCGTGACGACGGTGGTGTTGGCGGTGGTGTCCACGCTGATCGCGACGGTGCTGGGGACGCTGCTGGCGATCGCCCTCGAGCGCTACCCCTGGACCCGGCGGGCGCGGGCCTTCCTCGACAACCTGCTCTACCTGCCGGTGGTCACGCCCGACATCATCCTGGCGGCGGCCTTGGTGGTGGCCTTCAGCGTGCTGCGGCAGGTCTCGAGCCTCTTCGAGCTGGGCTTGCCGGCCATGATCATCGGGCACGTGACCTTCCAGATCGCCTTCGTGGCGCTGGTGGTGCAGAGCCGCCTCAAGAGCTTAGGCGCAGACCTCGACGAGGCCGCGCGCGACCTCTACGCCTCGTACGGCTACTTCGTGCGGCGGGTGCTGCTGCCTTTGCTGGGGCCGGGGATTGTGGCCGGGGCCATGCTGGCCTTCACCCTCTCGCTCGACGACTTCGTCATCAGCTTCTTCACCGCCGGCCCCGACTCCCAGACCCTCCCGCTCATCATCTACGGCTCGGTGCGGCGCGGGGTCACCCCGCAGATCCACGCCCTCTCCACCCTGATCTTCCTGGCTACGGTCATTCTGGTGTTGCTCAGCGAGCGGCTCACCCGGAGGAGGAGCACATGA
- a CDS encoding ABC transporter substrate-binding protein gives MKKLLALMAFVSLALAQNKEMRLFIWSEYIDPAIIAAFEKQYGLKVRIELYESNEDMLAKLQAGGVSQYDVIVPGDYIIPTLVALKLVQPLDKSKIPNLKNLDPKFANPPFDPGNRYSAAYQWGMSGIMYRKDKVKTPPDSWAVIFDPKQSGSYVLMDSIREMMGAALRYLGYSINTRDPKQVQAAGKLLLEAKKSKRAVGFEGGVGAKNRLVAGSATYAVVYNGDAIKAASENPNVAFVVPKEGAALFLDNMAIPAKAPNPDAAHKFINFILDPKIGAQLSNYNRYATPNQAALPFINQEDLKNPAIYPTQSVKAKLEFVLDLGKDARLYDEVWTQVKSR, from the coding sequence ATGAAAAAACTGCTGGCCCTGATGGCGTTCGTTTCATTGGCCTTGGCCCAGAACAAGGAGATGCGGCTGTTCATCTGGTCGGAGTACATCGACCCGGCCATCATCGCGGCCTTCGAGAAGCAGTACGGCCTCAAGGTGCGCATCGAGCTCTACGAGTCCAACGAGGACATGCTGGCCAAGCTGCAGGCGGGCGGGGTGAGCCAGTACGACGTGATCGTGCCCGGCGACTACATCATCCCCACCCTCGTCGCGCTCAAGCTGGTCCAGCCTTTGGACAAGAGCAAGATCCCCAACCTCAAGAACCTCGACCCCAAGTTCGCCAACCCGCCCTTCGACCCCGGCAACCGCTACTCGGCGGCCTACCAGTGGGGCATGTCGGGGATCATGTACCGCAAGGACAAGGTCAAGACCCCCCCGGATAGCTGGGCGGTGATCTTCGACCCCAAACAAAGCGGCAGCTACGTGCTCATGGACTCCATCCGCGAGATGATGGGCGCGGCGCTGCGCTACCTGGGCTACAGCATCAACACCCGCGACCCCAAGCAGGTGCAGGCGGCGGGGAAGCTCTTGCTCGAGGCCAAGAAGTCCAAGCGCGCCGTGGGCTTCGAGGGCGGCGTGGGCGCGAAGAACCGCCTGGTGGCCGGGAGCGCGACCTACGCGGTGGTCTACAACGGCGACGCCATCAAGGCCGCCTCCGAGAACCCCAACGTGGCCTTCGTGGTGCCCAAGGAGGGTGCCGCGCTGTTCTTGGACAACATGGCCATCCCCGCCAAGGCCCCCAACCCCGACGCCGCACACAAGTTCATCAACTTCATCCTCGACCCCAAGATCGGGGCGCAGCTCTCGAACTACAACCGCTACGCCACCCCCAACCAGGCCGCGCTGCCCTTCATCAACCAGGAAGACCTCAAGAACCCGGCCATCTACCCCACCCAGAGCGTGAAGGCCAAGCTCGAGTTCGTCCTCGACCTGGGCAAGGACGCGCGGCTTTACGACGAGGTCTGGACCCAGGTCAAGTCGCGCTAG
- a CDS encoding aminotransferase class III-fold pyridoxal phosphate-dependent enzyme — MAYIQLKTPIPGPRSQELNARRAASVTSALAQANPIAVKRAHGSLIEDVDGNTLIDLAGGIGMMAVGHTPQAVVEAIKAQVGEFIHACSIVSNYEAYVALCEALNRLTPGDFPKKTLLSSGGAEAVENAVKFARRYTGRPGILVFEGAYHGRSNLTMAMTSKWGLFKKGFGPFAPEVYRLPLPNLYRTPKGMTPEEYVEWCCWNLENALTAHIDPSALAAIVIEPVLGEGGFIPVPHEFLRKIRELCDATGAVMIADEIQSGSGRTGKLWAIEHSGVIPDLIISAKSLGAGMPISAVTGRAEIMDSPHVGGVGSTYGGNPLACVAALAALEHLSKPETLAQAARVEQTVRRTFEPMKAELPVLGDVRGIGAMMALEFVRDPLSKEPWSDFAMSAIKEASQRGVVLIRAGLYTNCIRFLPALEIPQDMLEEALGVVKEAIRATHQAMAATA; from the coding sequence ATGGCATACATCCAGCTCAAGACCCCCATCCCTGGCCCCAGGAGCCAAGAACTCAATGCCAGGCGCGCCGCGTCGGTGACGAGCGCCCTCGCGCAGGCCAACCCCATCGCGGTGAAGCGGGCCCACGGCTCGCTGATCGAGGACGTCGACGGCAACACCCTCATCGACCTGGCGGGCGGCATCGGCATGATGGCGGTAGGCCACACCCCGCAGGCGGTGGTGGAGGCCATCAAGGCTCAGGTAGGGGAGTTCATCCACGCCTGCTCCATCGTGAGCAACTACGAGGCCTACGTGGCGCTCTGCGAGGCCCTAAACCGCCTCACCCCCGGCGACTTCCCCAAGAAGACCCTGCTCAGCAGCGGAGGGGCCGAGGCGGTGGAGAACGCGGTCAAGTTCGCGCGGCGCTACACCGGGCGCCCCGGGATCCTCGTGTTCGAGGGAGCCTATCACGGGCGCAGCAACCTGACCATGGCCATGACCAGCAAGTGGGGATTGTTCAAGAAGGGCTTCGGTCCCTTCGCCCCCGAGGTCTACCGGCTGCCCCTGCCCAACCTCTACCGCACGCCCAAGGGCATGACCCCCGAGGAGTACGTGGAGTGGTGCTGCTGGAACCTCGAGAACGCCCTCACCGCCCACATCGACCCCAGCGCCCTGGCCGCCATCGTCATCGAGCCGGTGCTGGGGGAGGGGGGCTTTATCCCGGTGCCCCACGAGTTCCTGCGCAAGATCCGCGAGCTCTGCGACGCCACCGGCGCGGTGATGATCGCCGACGAGATCCAGTCGGGCTCGGGCCGCACCGGCAAACTGTGGGCCATCGAGCACTCCGGCGTCATCCCCGACCTGATCATCTCGGCCAAGAGCCTGGGCGCGGGCATGCCCATCAGCGCGGTCACGGGCCGTGCCGAGATCATGGACTCGCCCCACGTGGGCGGGGTGGGCAGTACCTACGGGGGCAACCCCCTGGCCTGCGTGGCCGCGCTGGCCGCGCTCGAGCACCTCTCCAAGCCCGAGACCCTGGCCCAGGCCGCCCGCGTCGAGCAGACCGTGCGCCGCACCTTCGAGCCCATGAAGGCCGAACTCCCGGTGCTGGGCGACGTGCGCGGCATCGGCGCGATGATGGCACTGGAGTTCGTGCGCGACCCCTTGAGCAAAGAGCCGTGGTCCGACTTCGCCATGAGCGCCATCAAGGAGGCCAGCCAGCGCGGCGTGGTGCTGATCCGGGCCGGGCTCTACACCAACTGCATCCGCTTCTTGCCGGCGCTCGAGATCCCCCAGGACATGCTGGAAGAAGCCCTGGGCGTGGTGAAGGAGGCCATCCGCGCCACGCACCAGGCCATGGCGGCGACGGCGTGA
- a CDS encoding ABC transporter substrate-binding protein: MKHLLALISALGLALAQSKELRIYTWTEYIDPTIVSDFEQQSGIKVNLSYYESNEEMVAKLQAGGLGQYDLVIPSDFIIPSMIQLQLLQPLDKGKLPNLKNLDPKFANPPFDPGNRYTVGYLWGTVGLMYRTDVFKTPPTSWSVIFDPAQQKGRFVLMDSQREMLGIALRYVGQSVNSADPAAMKKAIDVLLQAKKSKNSLGFQGGVSATKALLAGQAVAAVVYNQDALRTAAGNPKYGFTIPKEGSTLFIDSMAIPAKAPNPDAAHRFINFILEPKIGARLAEYQQSATPNAPAKKLLKPSTLKNPAIWPSEAQLKVLEYILDAEKNSRLFDEAWTQVKSR; this comes from the coding sequence ATGAAGCACCTTCTGGCCCTTATCAGTGCGCTCGGGCTCGCGCTGGCTCAATCCAAAGAGCTGCGCATCTACACCTGGACCGAGTACATCGACCCCACCATCGTCAGCGACTTCGAGCAGCAGAGCGGGATCAAGGTCAACCTCAGCTACTACGAGTCCAACGAAGAGATGGTCGCCAAGCTGCAAGCGGGCGGGCTAGGGCAGTACGACCTGGTGATCCCCAGCGACTTCATCATCCCCAGCATGATCCAGCTCCAGTTGCTGCAACCGCTGGACAAGGGCAAGCTGCCCAACCTCAAGAACCTCGACCCCAAGTTCGCCAACCCGCCCTTCGACCCCGGCAACCGGTACACCGTGGGCTACTTGTGGGGCACCGTGGGCCTGATGTACCGCACCGACGTGTTCAAAACCCCGCCCACCTCCTGGAGTGTGATCTTCGACCCCGCCCAGCAGAAGGGGCGCTTCGTGCTTATGGACTCGCAGCGCGAGATGCTGGGCATCGCCCTGCGCTACGTGGGGCAATCGGTCAACTCCGCCGACCCCGCGGCCATGAAGAAGGCCATCGACGTGCTCTTGCAGGCCAAGAAGTCGAAGAACAGCCTGGGCTTCCAGGGCGGGGTCTCGGCCACCAAGGCGCTCTTGGCCGGGCAGGCGGTGGCGGCGGTGGTCTACAACCAAGACGCTTTGCGCACGGCGGCGGGCAACCCCAAGTACGGCTTCACCATCCCTAAGGAGGGCAGCACGCTGTTCATCGACAGCATGGCCATCCCCGCCAAGGCCCCCAACCCCGACGCCGCGCACCGCTTCATCAACTTCATCCTCGAGCCCAAGATCGGGGCGCGGCTGGCCGAATATCAACAATCCGCCACGCCCAACGCCCCGGCCAAGAAGCTCCTCAAGCCGAGCACCCTCAAGAACCCCGCCATCTGGCCCAGCGAGGCCCAGCTCAAGGTGCTGGAGTACATCCTCGACGCCGAGAAGAACTCCCGCCTCTTCGACGAGGCCTGGACCCAGGTCAAGTCGCGCTGA